One Onthophagus taurus isolate NC chromosome 11, IU_Otau_3.0, whole genome shotgun sequence genomic window carries:
- the LOC111427526 gene encoding something about silencing protein 10, which produces MSDEEYQTSDSDDDYAENEKILLNKVRNRKRDSSDSENEVYGVGTDSDNSSIALSDVEGQDDDNYLPDVRAWGKDKKSYYWADYVDQDYGGFQGKDAVLAEVEEEEARNLQKQLVQQLDEGDFSLDLFAKKSEGEAKDKIEEVIKTDISKLSQRQKLQLLKKESPEFFELIDDFKNKMEIITSYLGPVIKLKKECKIKSSNAVEFITTYYNLILNYFSNISMYLLLKSTKTPLQHHPIVKRLFQYRQYLSQMESVFEEVVKDQIKALLEMDFNEKEKVEKKPKTLKLLANLKNKKSILKEDILNEECDENIKKSVKFVDESDSNENNSDQDEEKEEHEEILGEKRAITYQMAKNKGLTPLRRKEQRNPRVKHRNKFRKAKIRRKGAVREVRRETTRYGGEMSGIKASVTKSVKLK; this is translated from the exons atgtcgGATGAAGAATATCAAACTTCAGATTCAGACGATGATTAtgcagaaaatgaaaaaattttacttaataAAGTAAGAAATCGCAAACGGGATTCCTCAGACTCTGAA aatGAAGTATATGGAGTTGGTACAGATAGTGATAATAGTTCAATAGCTTTAAGTGATGTGGAAGGTCAAGATGATGACAATTATCTCCCCGATGTAAGAGCTTGGGGAAAagacaaaaaaagttattattggGCTGATTACGTCGATCAAGATTATGGGGGATTTCAAGGAAAAGATGCTGTGTTGGCTGAGGTTGAAGAAGAAGAGGCTAGAAATTTACAAAAGCAATTAGTTCAACAATTAGATGAAGGCGATTTTTCTTTGGatttatttgcaaaaaaaagtgAGGGTGAAGCTAAGGATAAAATTGAAGAAGTAATTAAAACGGATATAAGTAAATTATCTCAAAGGCAAAAGttgcaattattaaaaaaagaatcacCCGAATTTTTCGAATTGAtcgatgattttaaaaataaaatggaaattatAACAAGTTATTTAGGTCcagttataaaactaaaaaaggaGTGTAAAATTAAGTCATCGAATGCTGTGGAATTCATTACAACTTATTATAACCTAATTTTAAA ttactTCTCGAATATTTCTatgtatttgttattaaaatcaacaaaaacacCTCTTCAACATCACCCCATAgtaaaaagattatttcaaTATCGACAATATCTTTCACAAATGGAATCTGTATTTGAGGAAGTTGTTAAAGATCAAATCAAAGCTTTACTTGAAATggatttcaatgaaaaagaaaaggttgAAAAGAAACCTAAAACACTAAAACTTTtagcaaatttgaaaaataagaaatcaatattaaaggaagatattttaaatgagGAATGtgatgaaaatattaaaaaatcggtTAAATTTGTTGATGAATCTGAttcaaatgaaaataattcagATCAAgatgaagaaaaggaagaacaTGAAGAAATTTTAGGCGAAAAACGCGCTATAACATATCAAATGGCtaaaaataaaggtttaaCACCACTGAGACGTAAAGAACAAAGAAATCCGAGAGTTAAACATCGAAATAAGTTTAGGAAAGCTAAAATTCGTAGAAAAGGAGCT gTTCGTGAAGTTCGAAGAGAAACCACAAGATATGGAGGTGAAATGTCTGGAATTAAAGCTTCTGTTACTAAAAGtgttaaacttaaataa
- the LOC111427533 gene encoding triosephosphate isomerase isoform X1 — MYFRSIMRCYSTMGRKFIVGGNWKMNGSKKSICEILGFLKKGPICPDVEVFIGVPFVYLEEVAKNKPDNVIVAAENCYKVPSGAFTGEVSPAMLLDIGVNWVILGHSERRHIFGESDCLIGEKCKHAIENGMTVVACVGETLDEREGGKTNEVIFRQLKAIADHIGKECWSKIVLAYEPVWAIGSGKTATPDQAQEVHQSIRCWVKENVGKDIGEAIRIQYGGSVTGKSCGELSKKPDIDGFLVGGASLKPEFITIVNAKSS; from the exons ATGTATTTCCGAAGCATAATGc GTTGTTATTCCACAATGggaagaaaatttattgtcGGAGGGAACTGGAAGATGAATGGTAGCAAAAAATCCATTTGTGAAATTttgggttttttgaaaaaaggaCCAATTTGTCCCGATGTTGAGGTTTTTATTGGGGTTCCCTTCGTCTATTTGGAAGAAGTGGCCAAAAACAAGCCGGATAATGTTATAGTAGCCGCcgaaaattgttataaagtCCCCAGTGGGGCTTTTAcag gTGAAGTTTCTCCAGCAATGTTATTAGACATCGGTGTTAATTGGGTAATCCTTGGTCACTCAGAACGTCGTCATATTTTCGGTGAATCTGATTGTTTAATTGgagaaaaatgtaaacatgCAATCGAAAATGGAATGACCGTCGTAGCATGCGTCGGTGAAACATTGGACGAACGAGAAGGTGGTAAAACGAACGAAGTAATCTTTAGACAACTTAAAGCGATTGCCGATCACATTGGAAAAGAATGCTG GTCCAAAATCGTTTTGGCTTATGAACCAGTTTGGGCTATTGGATCAGGGAAAACAGCCACTCCGGATCAAGCTCAAGAAGTTCATCAATCAATTAGATGTTGGGTGAAAGAGAATGTTGGGAAAGATATTGGTGAAGCAATAAGAATTCAATATGGCGGTTCAGTAACTGGAAAAAGTTGTGGTGAATTATCCAAAAAACCCGATATTGATGGCTTTTTGGTTGGCGGGGCTTCGCTAAAACCGGAATTTATAACGATTGTTAATGCTAAATCTTCTTAa
- the LOC111427533 gene encoding triosephosphate isomerase isoform X2, whose translation MGRKFIVGGNWKMNGSKKSICEILGFLKKGPICPDVEVFIGVPFVYLEEVAKNKPDNVIVAAENCYKVPSGAFTGEVSPAMLLDIGVNWVILGHSERRHIFGESDCLIGEKCKHAIENGMTVVACVGETLDEREGGKTNEVIFRQLKAIADHIGKECWSKIVLAYEPVWAIGSGKTATPDQAQEVHQSIRCWVKENVGKDIGEAIRIQYGGSVTGKSCGELSKKPDIDGFLVGGASLKPEFITIVNAKSS comes from the exons ATGggaagaaaatttattgtcGGAGGGAACTGGAAGATGAATGGTAGCAAAAAATCCATTTGTGAAATTttgggttttttgaaaaaaggaCCAATTTGTCCCGATGTTGAGGTTTTTATTGGGGTTCCCTTCGTCTATTTGGAAGAAGTGGCCAAAAACAAGCCGGATAATGTTATAGTAGCCGCcgaaaattgttataaagtCCCCAGTGGGGCTTTTAcag gTGAAGTTTCTCCAGCAATGTTATTAGACATCGGTGTTAATTGGGTAATCCTTGGTCACTCAGAACGTCGTCATATTTTCGGTGAATCTGATTGTTTAATTGgagaaaaatgtaaacatgCAATCGAAAATGGAATGACCGTCGTAGCATGCGTCGGTGAAACATTGGACGAACGAGAAGGTGGTAAAACGAACGAAGTAATCTTTAGACAACTTAAAGCGATTGCCGATCACATTGGAAAAGAATGCTG GTCCAAAATCGTTTTGGCTTATGAACCAGTTTGGGCTATTGGATCAGGGAAAACAGCCACTCCGGATCAAGCTCAAGAAGTTCATCAATCAATTAGATGTTGGGTGAAAGAGAATGTTGGGAAAGATATTGGTGAAGCAATAAGAATTCAATATGGCGGTTCAGTAACTGGAAAAAGTTGTGGTGAATTATCCAAAAAACCCGATATTGATGGCTTTTTGGTTGGCGGGGCTTCGCTAAAACCGGAATTTATAACGATTGTTAATGCTAAATCTTCTTAa
- the LOC111427517 gene encoding excitatory amino acid transporter 1-like, with protein sequence MTDTKVSRRSSLSNGIAEFQIEETPEKNKNKCLGCLRTNLLTLLTVGGVVAGVALGFILKETSSSPWTQREIMYVNFVGDLFLRMLKSLILPLIISSLISAIANLDLSLSGRVARRAVLFYLTTTFCSVVLGIILVVSIRPGHRGGDEEHEADPNDIRNTTTVDTLLDLVRNMVPSNIVQAAIQQYRTVLIPTNSNDIYEWKVSSETIDGMNILGLVVFSALLGVALARLRDEGKPLAKFFQSLMTSMMTITTWVIWLSPVGILFLVASKILEMESLDVLLGKLGFYFITVVLGLFIQGFVVLPLLYLIMTRKNPMSFISNLGQALVTAFGTASSSATLPVAIQCLEEKSKLDPRIVRFCLPIGVTINMDGTALYEAVAAIFIAQVRGISLSIGHLIAISITATAASIGAAGIPQAGLVTMVMVLDTVGLPAEDVSLILAIDWLLDRLRTTINVMGDSFGAGIVHHLSKKDLEKLDDTIPDIPVHP encoded by the exons ATGACCGACACAAAAGTATCGCGTCGTTCGAGTCTTTCGAATGGAATCGCGGAATTTCAAATAGAAGAGACACccgaaaagaataaaaataagtgtTTGGGTTGTTTAAGAACAAatcttttaactttattaacaGTTGGTGGTGTGGTGGCCGGGGTAGCTTtaggattcattttaaaagaaacttcATCCTCACCATGGACCCAAAGGGAAATAATGTACGTGAACTTCGTCGGAGACTTATTCTTGAGAAtgttaaaatcgttaattttgcCACTTATTATCTCATCATTAATTTCGGCAATTGCCAATTTGGATTTATCTTTATCTGGAAGAGTTGCAAGGAGAgcagttttattttatttaacaacgACTTTTTGTTCTGTTGTTCTTGGAATTATTTTGGTGGTTAGTATTCGGCCGGGACATCGAGGTGGTGATGAAGAACATGAAGCTGATCCCAATGATATTAGAAACACCACAACAGTAGATACTTTATTGGATTTAGTCAGAAATATGGTTCCTAGCAACATTGTTCAAGCTGCTATACAACag tACAGAACAGttttaattccaacaaatTCAAACGACATTTATGAATGGAAAGTTTCGAGTGAAACAATCGACGGAATGAATATTTTGGGATTAGTCGTTTTCTCAGCTTTATTAGGCGTAGCTTTAGCTCGATTAAGAGACGAAGGAAAACCACTGGCCAAGTTTTTCCAATCGTTAATGACATCGATGATGACGATAACCACATGGGTGATTTGGTTGAGTCCAGtgggaattttatttttggtggCGTCGAAAATTTTGGAAATGGAAAGTTTAGATGTGTTACTAGGCAAATTGGGATTTTACTTTATAACCGTTGTTTTGGGCCTGTTTATTCAAGGATTTGTCGTACTCCCTTTGCTGTATTTGATAATGACACGAAAAAATCCGATGAGCTTTATTAGCAATTTGGGCCAGGCGTTGGTTACAGCTTTTGGGACAGCTTcaag ttctGCAACTCTTCCGGTTGCTATTCAATGTTTGGaagaaaaatcgaaattagATCCTAGGATCGTTCGATTTTGTCTTCCTATTGGTGTTACAATAAACATGGATGGTACTGCTTTATATGAAGCTGTGGCTGCTATTTTTATTGCTCAAGTTAGAGGGATTAGTTTGAGTATTGGACATTTAATTGCGATTAGTATAACGGCAACGGCAGCTAGTATTGGTGCAGCGGGAATTCCCCAAGCTGGTTTAGTTACAATGGTTATGGTTTTGGATACTGTGGGATTACCGGCTGAAGATGTCAGTTTAATTTTAGCCATAGATTGGTTGTT gGATAGACTAAGGACGACTATTAACGTTATGGGGGATTCTTTCGGAGCTGGAATCGTACATCATCTCAGTAAAAAAGATTTGGAAAAATTAGATGATACAATCCCAGATATTCCAGTGCAtccataa